The Cryptomeria japonica chromosome 6, Sugi_1.0, whole genome shotgun sequence genomic interval TTATCAGACATTCATTCATATTCACGCTAATATCACTATTCATATTAAAAagtttattataaaaaatttattAGACGCACTACAATTTCTAGAAAGTTACCCACTAACTTTTATGTTTTAACGTATGAGCAGGAGTAACTTCCGAGGagtgatgaggaagaagacaacGGGGGAGATGTCAGGGTTGCCATATGCAATAGGTCTCTTAAACTGTCTCGTTTACACCTGGTATGGCTCCCCTCTCATCAGCAATGGATGGGATAACGCTCTTGTCATGGCTATCAACGCCATAGGCCTTCTTCTTCAGTTTTGCTTCTGCGGCATCTATCTCCTCTTTGCTCCACCTAAACCCAAGGTACCTTATTTCTACTTCACAATATTTTTCACTACTATTTCCACTTGGGTTTGGAGGACTCTCAAGTTATTAAGATATGAATGGCATGGCAGAGAATAATGGGTATGATACTAGGAGGAGTCTTGGTGGTGTTTGTGAGCATTGCAGCAGCTTCCATGTGGGGAATAGGGGCAGCCCATAAGAAAGCGCTCGTAGGAACTACTGGAATGGTTGCCTCTGTCATTCTCTATGGTTCTCCACTCTCAGATATTGTAAGTAAACACGCTCACTTTCATTCCACTCATCTCTTATATATGTAAGTATTTTAACATTATTGCTGATATATATTTTGTGACACAGAGAACTGTAGTTAAGAACAAGAGTGTGGAGTGCATGTCCTTCTACTTCTCAATGTTTGCTTTCCTGGGCAGCGTGTTGTGGCTGGTGTATGGTGCTTTGAGCAGAGATATTCTTATCATGGTAACTATATATGTTTACCATCTGTAAATTTATTGTCTAAGCAAATAAAATCTGTAGAACTGAGCTCATTTCATGTATTATTCATGCAGGCTCCTAATTTCCTTGGAATACCACTGGCTTCGACCCAGATGATAATATATTGCGTTTATAGCCAAAAGAGCCGAGCACGAGTTGAAGATGTAAAACTGAAAGTATTGACTACGATTtcagaagaaaaacctaaagaaAAGTGCACCAAACTTCCTCTTCCTCAGAATGACATAGAAATGCAGCTGGAGCAGAAGGAAACCATTGAGCTAACTTCAAAATAAATACTCTACCCATTCTAGATCAGTGCCATTGATATTGTTTATTTTCATGGTATAATGGATTTACTCGTACCTTCAAACTTTAACATCGTATTGTTTTGCATACCGTTATCATCTTATCGTTCTTGTTACCATCCCATGGCGAAAAAATAGCGCCTTTCCCTGCTTTCCTATTTTAGTTTATAGCTGTACAAACTAGCTGCCTGATCAGATCAAAGTGATTCATGAAAGAAAGGGTATTCCCTTGTTTGTAGCTTATATTTGATAAGATGTAAAGGCTAGAGCGTACCCGTGTTTTAACATAGAAATGAATGAAGATTGTGTCCTCCTTGCTCAAATTCATCTCCAGCAGTTTTCTTTGCTACATTGATTGAGTCTTTTCATTTGGCTTTGGAGAAAGTATCATGAGGAGCATAATTAGAATGGTAAAAATAGTTCAACGTTATATTTTACCTTTAAATGAATTAAAATGTCTTACGTAAATATTGGTTTATTAAATGATATACCATAATACAGTAAAAATGAGTTATAATGTCTTTTGTAAATCTTGGTTTATTCTTGTGATTTTATGATATACGAGAAAGAAATAAAGTATTTGAGCATCCAAAAAAAAAGTAAgcttgaatagcttttgactggatcTATTCCACTTCAAATGTCCCTTTTGAGAATTGAACTTGAATCTCCACAATgaaaacccaatgttttaaccaattaagctcaaaccCTTGGACATATATCACATGTCTCTTAAATCATCATAACTTCTAATATTTAATGTATAATATTTTTACAATTATTGAAATACTATTCTATTgatttatacatttattttcaaGGAACATGATAATAAATAGTATAGAGTTATAATTTAGACCAAATTATTCAATTTCATAATAACTTATATGACAtgaattttttagggttttgaggcATACAACCATTACATATTCAAATAAAAACCgacttatataatataataaattttatatgatttagtttaattttatgtattttcattATTTGACTCTACAAGAcaaatttcaaaacaaaataatattttgTACTTTTGAAAAACTTATGAAAAATTAGATTGGATCCAACAgggaaaaatatatttcattatttaGTGGCCAAAATTAAGtcaaaatattttgtttttgattaagttagCAAGGAGAAGGCCCTGAATCCTACAGAGCAACAAAATCAGAGAGCAGTAACAAAAGGTCTGGCATCATACAACTAGCATAAGCACCACTACCATCCACTCTCAAAAATAGTCAAAAATCATCATGTCCCTCTAACTAAACATGCTATTTTGAACTAACGACCATCTACCTAACATATTGCTAGTAGTAACACGATATAATGAGTTAAGAAACTTAATAGAGTATCAAACAAAATTAAGAGTTTGATGCTTATGGCTTCCTTAAGTAATGCTTAAAATACTTAATATTGGATATACTATCTAGataataaaaaaacataaacaaaaaatgaACTGATTATTCATTCTTAATCAAATTCCAACTGCGCTCCAGCCTATGCACTTGGTTAGGCCAAATCTCCATGGGAGTGGTCTCCTCGTCCATTCTCCCCTCCTTCAGTAACTTCCTAGCCTTCTTTTTCATCCAACTCTACCTAGAAATGAACCCCATGGTCACCTTTCTCATAATGCCATCAGTGATGGAACATAGAGAACAGAAGGAGTCACCCATTTGGTCGTAACGTTGCCTGTATTCTTTAATTTTCGTCTCCACGTTCATAATCCTCACTTGCAGCTCAAAAATCTGATTTTGCAGGTTCTTGTTGTTGTCCTTATCCATAGGCAAGTTTTGAGAATAGGGCACCATGTCAACATCATCCTGGGAGTTAAGAGGCAGTGAGACCGGATCAGAATCCTCCATATCTTCTGAGGAATTACTCCCCACTTCCATCTACTCTTTATAGTGTTCCTCTTGTTCTTCCTCTTTAGCTTGAAAATAATTGTCCTTTGTATCCTCATTTGAGGATTCATCACCATCTTCTAGGTTAAATTCTACTGGCAATTCATAAGTGGTCACTTTTAGTTCAATTTGAACCTTTTTATCCTTAGCCAAAAGTTGAGTAGACCTTCTTTCTCCTGAACTTCTTTCCTTCTTCTACCTATCATTCAACCTCTCCTCTTCTTTCTCATAGTCTTGCAGGTCAAGGTCAATGGTAATTCTTTTCTTGGCAGAGTCTTTCATAGGCTTTCTAACTTTTACAGGGCATAGTTTTTGGGGGTTTCTAATTTCCTCTTATCAGGGTTCATTTTGAGTAGCACAACCTCAGGGTTCATTTTGAGCAGAGTCAAAATATATTGTTATTCTACTCTAGAGACCACAATTTTTTTAATATCCTATGAAACATCTTCAAAATAGGTAAGGTtagatatttataattttttatttaaaagtcCATAAtttaatggtcaaattttggtcaaaattgaacatcaaatttAGTTAGTCTATATTCTAGAACATTATGGTTATAATTAATATTAGATACTATCCTTCCTCAATTTAAAAGAAACAAATTACACTTCAAACTAAAAACATATCCAAGCCATGTCGTTTTTAAGATTAAAAGACTATcatgaaaatattaaatttaaggATAATCTTTATGTCCATCACTAAGAGAAAATTTTCACTAGTATGTACAACAATGGTACATCTTATGGAGGTTAGCTTATTTACTCATTTGCAATATCTTTAAATGATATTGTTAAATGAGAAATATTATGAGAATTAGAGTGCCAACAAGACTACCAAAATACTTATATAACTTTTCAATGTCCAAAAGTAAGCTTATAAAAAATGAGCATTTATGAGTTTGATAGTATAAGTGTATCTTAATAGATTAACTCTCTTGTGGTGGAAAATTTCATGTAAAATTCTAAATGAGAGGTTATCACCTATACTCAATTTTTTTATATACCATTTAGAAGAGTAATTGCAATTTTATTAGTATAAGGATTTAAATAATTGGAAATATTCATGAATTTGAGTGAAAATAGACAAACATAAAAAACTTATAGAAATAAAATCACCATCTATTTAAATATTAGCTCACATAGCATTGGAAAATTACTTAAGAAAGATTATTGTGGCATAATAAAACAAATACATTTTATAGACTTGATGCCATTTGGATACACACAATGGCTAAGTGGACTACTTAGCTATCTACTAAAACAAGGAAACACTCTATGGCATGTGTGTTGCCTATATATTAGAATGAATCTCCAAAGAGAGTTTCTTCTCTTGATACTCATGTATTCTATCTTATACTATGACTACATGCTAAGAAAAGGGATGAatgaaaaacatgaaaacaaaattCAATCTATTAAAAGGTGGTGTAGAAAATTAATTGCAATACCTATACTATTTTTGTGCACACACAATATGATCATCAACTCAAACTACAACATACCCAACTCAAAATTTCATAACTAGGTTTGATATGTCAAGGGTAGTGTTTAGAACAAGTTGGAAATATTGTCAAAACATAAAATATACCCTTAGCTCTTTAAACACAATTCATGACCTACAAAATACATATTTTTTAACACAAAAGTAATTAATATCGGATTAAAAAAATGGGGAAAAGACATCACTACAAGACTATATCTACCATAGTGAATAAATTTACATAATGAAACATGTACAAaaagtttattaaaaaaatatttatttatcaaaATCTGTTACATCTATATACAAGCTTGAAAATACTTGTTTTCCACTTTGAAATTGAGTTACAATATAGAAATAGATaagaaagaaatattttttaaGTTACAAGGCTTCATCCAAAATGCAAGAAATTAATAAATCCTAAAAGCTAGTCGTCCCTCTTTAGTACTACAACTTGGTATTAATTAGCAGCCTCCATCTATATCTGAAAGACATGTGTCATAAGTTTGTGTGGTCAAAACTTATCCTTGAATTTCTCCCTACTTCTAGTCCTTGGAATGTTGACAATGAAAGAAGAAGTATTTTCTAGTTGAATATTCTCCTAAAGCATCTCATCGACGCTCTCAAACTACATTAATAATCCACACAAGTCAAAAATACTTCCCATATCTCTTTAAAtattattgtagtgtcataaattgtatacccttcctagggtggtacaatttcacacttaggttagcacctgccttagtgtgtcttgcatcttgtatTTCTCATTCCTCCTTAAgcatttacttaattaatttaattaaatctaaggtcatgtctcatcactttacatattataaagttggtccatttaccctaagtgtgccccttttcatcttattcctccaatgaatcatttaatcataaaccctaattatgtcttattttgaccgtttaggctcGATTTCACATataaaaacatctcgaaatcagttgtaactttgggatgcgctctaatatcataaTATCTAATGgacccaaaaatttggtgaaaagttggtcgaaccgtggcaggaatgcacatggttagtggctttttccctgaaattttgagagcacaatcctatgatataataatgcttaaccccgaAATattagtgggaaattcaaatcctaggtcagcctaaaaatgaaattaagatctagggtttcatacttaagagttgtctttcttcatttgaaggggtcttcttctaagaatctaaggataggtttttggagcattagagccttctttgcagaaaaaacattcaacattcatccatcaaacattcatcaaccataattttatcaattgggggcttttgaaggtgtagaagaacaataggagatcaccaactaacgattggcttgtatgtctcccttagggttgggtatggtttcatgttgttttcaaatctttgcataagcttcattttgattaatattcatgctttagatcactttgtattgtggatttagagcatttactttgtcaattataagcaattagggtttactctttagggttgctctaggttatttactttcattcttaagatcttgcacacacattttagtacattatcggctatttgtggaggtggaaatcaccaacatgggggtttgaataaggaaaaaccctacatagccatcCCAAACCCTCTTTTTTCAGCTTCAGGTACGGGTTTGGATCCAAATGTAGCTGGAAGTTTCAGAACCGGAAGAGCACACAGGGACAGTTCCGGGTTGCATATCTTGGTAGAAACCCCAAGGATAGGGGCCTGGTGCCCTAGTCATGCCcaagatagtggtgtggcaccatggtcctaccctctATCGGCAGGACTTGGCAGAGCTGCAATTTGCAAGCTTGAGAATCCTTCCTGTTAGTTTTAGTTCCAAATTTACAGAATCACCtgggacagtggtgtggcaccttggtctcgGATGTTTCTGCTCATATTTCAGGCATAGGtacacctttgatttttccttctGATTTGTACTTTGCAGCAGTGTATTAGTTTTTCTTTCATCTGCATTcttagattagggtttgcttgcttacttgctttctaggttagattgcattttgcatcatctctctctctctcatttacaacaaaggaatagaaaacctaaagagGTGATCCacggctctctctttctcataagaagtagccgacgTGCATTACAACCCTAGGCCTTTTCATATTcaatgagtgtgtatgagagtgggattagggtttcaatacttagtctcactttttcccctacatatctttggtgaacctgacatgaatctaatttcattttcattgcattgcattgttagatctagatctagtttatttcattttctctcaaaacattaaaaaagaaaagagataggtttctttcattttccttgcattgtgtgtttaagtttcatacaattttcatttcaatatgtcagatttctatttgcaagaagttcatgcttttgatgatgtatgcaatttcgttgattatgagtttagtaaggatgaattagatgaagctctagatgattttttgaaccctaagctttctaaaccctcattttgccaaaaattaattaaccttgttactatgccatttcatggtgatgagacagataagttgaatgattcctctcatgggtacattcgtATCACCTCCTCCACTATATCTAGCAACATCATTGACtctcatgattccctctatgattttATGTCTCCTATTGAGTCCAAAGATaatcctttcaatcactatgatcatgctttattggatgatgcccttgatgactttatgtctttgcctaaactttcaaacaagaataatgcatctaaaaggttaatcaatatgatcaatgtgaatgaacatagaaaaccactttttgttgtccaaggttcttgtccttctccaacttcacctcttcctaatcaacctcttttcatggttcaaggtgtatatagtcatgattcctttagtactccaaacaagcctatcattatggttcaaggaaggaatcccactaagagtccttatagctatcctagacaactaactaaggatATTTATAATGTAGTTTCCCATACCTATAGCacgagaaacaataggaaacctaacccTCCTCCAATTGTCCTGAATCCTCTACcagatcctcaactcattcttcctcaagcacctcgtatttcacaaacccttggtaaggaatatgatcttgttgaacaacttaaaactacttctaccaagatatccctttgggattttcttcaaacttcctcgactcattatggaatgctacaagattccttgaaaacattgaatgtcccacctgtagtgacatccaataatatggcttcttttatTCACTCTATTACAGTACCTAAGACTCGggttgtgtttacacaagatgagttgccctcTACTGAAGTTCAAcaataatatgatcccttaatgattgtggttatcataaatgatagtgcgataagatgagcactagtggataatggttatggccttaatgtttgtagcattaacttgttgcataagatcaatgttgatacacctcttattaagcctgattctctcactatctgTGGCTTCGATAATATTGCTAAatattcactaggtatcatcaccttgcatgttaaggtaggtcttgttactttatgtactcctatccatgttatgtatggagaattgacatacaacttattgctagggagaccttggattcataaaaTGCAAGTTGTTCCTTCTACATTGCTTAGGCAAATCAAGTTcattcacaacaatacaacatacaccttgttatATGACACAAGATTGCAGGCTtgtttacaaaaatcaagttctaAATCttattcaatcaattcttccccaactatcttagacagTTCCACTAAAGTTTCTACTACAATTAGTGTGACcatttcatcaaacctatctcctatatatggatttgatggtatgatgaaagaataagtgtctggtagattactaagagggggaggtgaatcagtaactagaaaactgatacaaacttcccaaactcaaactaaaacatgcaaagtaatcttatcaatgaaataccactgttgagatcaatactcataagaatgccaattgactattacaacaacttaacagtaaacaacatttaacttctaaacatccaaatgctttatcatatgtcaatacttcacttctcaatgcatctggttatcatgccttataagaaatagttaatcaaatcaattataagatcatcaccacaaaaacattcaccacatgacacaagtatttagatgtggaaaacccaaataggtaaaaaccactatgagatgatactcacaagataatatctaaactcttctaatgttttccctgttaggagccaagcctgttaaagctttttacaaaagtcctattaagaactgatcctgttaggaatcacccggttaagggattgactacaaatgccttgttagaagaaaataccctgtaaggagtaaccttgatagaggatttaaaaatccaatctaatggaccaccttgttagaggatttaataagtaaccaagcttgttagagcttacccggttaggggatttcaattatgctgtaattgttagaaaacaacatgagattCTTGatatgtctaaatagcactacattttcttgatcagatccatttaaaattctatttgcctttactcaaactgcagactcattcttcGGTTCAGCAATCACACACTTAACTGATTTCtgtcaactcttgccaacactaaaaaaaaaaaaacttcattgaccttaaatacaaatcaattaggtcggtaacataacaaaaatctaatcctctcatcgatattacaaacaagttggtacaagcatgATCATTGGAtttatagcaatctctacacatcaatcaagaaaacctcaaccgctccttgattaccgcttcatcaagcttagtagctcatcatgcattttgcattagatgaaaatacattttgttcattccctagacaaataaATGCACCAaatcattttgaacttgtcttcatacaatgaccttatgtgtcaccatcattaccactcaaccaacataaccaattcaacaaccttaatcggttagtttttaacaaaaataattggtagggtttaccaattacataacatagaaaggttttaaccttttactccgattaccagttcaactcacaaacttacataccggtttacaataaccttcacaaagctcttcctactggttacaagacaatatcaacaataacaacaatatcagccaCATCATTAATATcgttaccggttcaattgacatcaatgacaacataacatatcattatttcaatcttcatgcaaatgccaacaggattgatccccaatacttcctcaagtggacctaaggttcttaaGGAAGAGTCTTCTCAGCCCGACTCTACGATTGAGAACACTTTCTCTCCTGAAAggattcttgtagaagatgattggggatcccttgatttcaatcctactttcgcgGGGGAATACAacattccccctagagaacctaaggttgaaaagaagaaagaagaataagAACCTAAAAATCAATCTACTTTGTTTGgtccattgagtaataactttgtggtggcttctcaaacttcatctcccttagtttccgtcctagaggattttgatccttcacaaTTTGAAAATCCTCGTTCTTCttcggaaatgactaacctttatggtcctcaTTTTcatatcctagctaggtgtggatgtaatggaaatggatgtggtgctcaagaacaagggtttaaggttcccttggaaaacaacttgcATGACATGatatttgggcttggttatgatcctttcaagcgtactaaatcctctaagagaccatctattaaagctgagattgaaaagctGTTGGATggtggattcattcatcctatcgattattccccatggatttcaaacattgtagttGTGGCTACAgttgaaaacaagattaggatgcgTACGGATTTTTGTGATTTAAACAAcgcctctttaaaggatgactttcctctcccgaatatcgatatgatagtggattcggtagcagggaatgctttattatcctttatggatggtttctcaggatataatcaaatcttcattaatcctcaagatcaatataaaactactttgaCCACTCCTTGGGTTGTGTTTTGTTGGATtctgatgccttttggattgaaaaatgtaagCGCAGCCTATCagcatgctatgactctcatcttccatgactatatgcataagacttTCAAAGATTGCGTTGATGGcatcttagccaaatccattcttcatatagatcatgttaagatccttcatcaaatatttgagagaattcataagtataacatgcctttgaatccccaaaaatgtgttcttggtgtggatagtggaaaactattaggattcatagtttcacatcatggtgttgaggtggatacgaagaagatagatgctattgttaacatgccacctcctaagaatgtttcccaactaaaaaatttgcaaggaaagatccaagatatgCATAGGTTCGTctttcaacttgtggatcgtacctttcccttcacacaattccttaaaaagaatatcactttccaatggaatgaggattgtcgtcaagcatttgaaTACCTAAagacctatttggccaatcctcctattcttcaacctcttgatcctactaagccttttatTCTATACACTGTTGCATCCCCTCAAGATCTTGTAGCCTTATTGACACAAtttgataaggatggtagagaatgctcAGTTAattacataagccacactctaATTGATTAAGAAGTAtgatattctatgatagaaagatagtgccttgctttagtctctccattatctcttgaatgttgagatccatgttatcattaaattcgatCCTCTTAAACATATTCTCCCCAAAACTAACCTTTttggatgcttagctaagtgggttatgatgttgactgagtttgaccttaagtttgtctcacaaaaggcaataaattgtcaagcgttgactgatcacttagttgatgctccttcacccttctccctacctaatctagaGTCTTTTCCTGACAAAAACATtatttccattgaggttgatgacACTTGGGAAaagtactttgatggctctaagtgtcatacaggatcaggggtaggggtggtcttaatttctcctaaaaagaagcctattcctttttcatatcgtctcaatttcttatgtaccaacaacgttgttgaatatgaagctcttatagctggaattaaagtagtcttggcattgaatgtgaaacatctacatatttatgaaGATTCTCAATTAATCTTAAGACAAGTAacatgagtttatcaagctaagcaagacaaattatcacaatatagagatctagctttatccttgtggtaaaattttgattcttataccatggagcccgttcctcaaaaagataattgacatgttgatgtgatggcatgtgttgcctctctggTGTCTCTAGAGGAcaccttggtagatcttaaattcatgATTCATAACCTCACTTCCCCGGCTATTGTTgagaatcctagtgatgtggcatattgttgcgttatagattctgatgaatggtactcacatatcgtgAGATATTTAAGTGATGATACCTTTCTAGACTCtgcgaataagaatactagggctaggattcgcaaattggctgctagatacattatcctttctaatgttctttataggaggggttataatggtcttctccttcgatgcttaaacaaggctAAAATCTATatttctcttgaggaagcacattcaggtgcttgtggggggaattttgggggtaggtctttggttcaaagattgctccgaaagggatattattggcaaaccatggagaaggattcctttgtgtttgttaaaagatgtcatcagtgtcagcaacatagcaactTGATCCATGCCCCTTCCCAAGAACTTCGATCATAGGTAGCATCTTGgaccttttctacatggggtttggatcttgttggtagaatatctccaactccatctcaaggacatactttcatcataactgccaccgaTGACTTTATAAAAtgggtggaagttgttcctcttcgatccactaccgctgaagtaatttgtcaattcattttggaaaaccttatttcttgatttgggataccttccaccttagttttagataatggagcgtcattcaaaaataaggatgtgaagaggtttcttgagaaatatcatattcaacatagattttctacaccttattatccccaatcaaatggtcaagttgagtcttctaataggataattgaacaaattcctcaaaagactataaacaagcatggtaagaattgacatactcaattaacctatgctttgTGGGCTTATCGCATGAGTGTACACGTTGCTATGGgatgtactccttataatcttgtttatgttgttgatgcaattatgcctttagagttagagattccttctttgagagtctctcttaggggtatagtggatgatgattcctatagagggaaaatacttcaacaacttgagatgctcgatgaatggTGTTTAAATTCCCTCAAGCATATTCAATCATATCATACAACTTTTCAACAAAGCTACATTGATAAGGTTATTCAGCATACCTTCTcagtaggggatttagtcctttatgagaatcaacgcaacgtgaatgccttaccttaggagaaaggaaagttcaaccctaattggcttggaccatacatttttGTTGAGGTCTATGGATCATGTGCTTACAAGATAGAAGATGTGGAAGGTACgg includes:
- the LOC131876553 gene encoding bidirectional sugar transporter SWEET3b-like produces the protein MEREGPVDDEYMDCVSEGSAFALFMYGAPLSNFRGVMRKKTTGEMSGLPYAIGLLNCLVYTWYGSPLISNGWDNALVMAINAIGLLLQFCFCGIYLLFAPPKPKRIMGMILGGVLVVFVSIAAASMWGIGAAHKKALVGTTGMVASVILYGSPLSDIRTVVKNKSVECMSFYFSMFAFLGSVLWLVYGALSRDILIMAPNFLGIPLASTQMIIYCVYSQKSRARVEDVKLKVLTTISEEKPKEKCTKLPLPQNDIEMQLEQKETIELTSK